One region of Bubalus kerabau isolate K-KA32 ecotype Philippines breed swamp buffalo chromosome 6, PCC_UOA_SB_1v2, whole genome shotgun sequence genomic DNA includes:
- the LOC129655999 gene encoding heat shock factor-binding protein 1-like — MAETDPKTVQDLTSVVQTLLQQMQDKFQTMSDQIIGRIDDMSSRIDDLEKNIADLMTQARVEELDGENKIPATQKS; from the coding sequence ATGGCCGAGACTGACCCCAAGACCGTGCAGGATCTCACCTCAGTGGTGCAGACACTCCTGCAACAGATGCAAGATAAATTTCAGACCATGTCCGACCAgatcattggaagaattgatgacATGAGCAGTCGCATTGATGACCTGGAGAAGAACATAGCAGACCTCATGACGCAGGCCAGGGTGGAAGAGCTGGATGGTGAAAACAAGATCCCGGCCACACAGAAGAGCTGA